One genomic segment of Alicycliphilus denitrificans K601 includes these proteins:
- a CDS encoding H-NS family nucleoid-associated regulatory protein: MVRKRTALEIDAEIAKLQREREETRVAEKAGVVARMKEAIAYYGITAADLGLGGASRKASGSAKKPSPEAGRVKFKDDAGHTWSGFGPKPRWFAEALASGKTEADLRVA, encoded by the coding sequence ATGGTTCGCAAACGGACGGCTCTAGAAATCGACGCAGAGATTGCCAAGCTGCAAAGGGAGCGGGAGGAAACCCGCGTTGCAGAGAAGGCAGGGGTGGTTGCCCGCATGAAAGAGGCTATCGCCTATTACGGCATCACGGCCGCCGACTTGGGATTGGGCGGTGCCTCGCGCAAGGCGTCCGGTAGTGCCAAGAAGCCCAGTCCCGAAGCTGGTCGCGTCAAGTTCAAGGACGATGCGGGCCACACATGGTCAGGCTTCGGCCCCAAGCCCCGATGGTTCGCCGAGGCGCTGGCTAGCGGCAAGACCGAGGCCGATCTGCGCGTCGCCTGA
- a CDS encoding PRTRC system protein D: protein MELIVRAVDVGSGNTKFVTGVVGNEIRCASFPSVAYPSSGETPHWPASERRKTVCIPVGPLFYEVGPDVGLAADTFRAKQLHDEYTESPEYMALLRGALSMMKVSHIDLLIVGLPVALFSLKKSALEKTMAGEHQIGGGKTVTVAKAMAVAQPQGALVHYAAEHKKMATIGTEQSLVIDPGSRTFDWLVTRGMRLVQKQSHSINRGMSDVLRLLAAEISKDVGSPYRDYDAIDLALRSGKSPVIFQKPYDMGRHLPLAESVAQQAVSTMRQWIETPESLQNIILVGGGAFLFKKAVKAAFPKHRIHEVKEPMFANVRGFQLAGQNYAASAIAPGRDRGAGEIA, encoded by the coding sequence ATGGAATTGATCGTCCGAGCGGTGGATGTCGGGTCCGGCAACACCAAATTCGTCACTGGCGTCGTGGGAAACGAAATCCGCTGCGCCAGCTTTCCGTCCGTCGCCTATCCGTCTAGCGGAGAGACGCCTCACTGGCCAGCCAGCGAACGGCGCAAAACCGTCTGCATTCCGGTCGGGCCGCTGTTCTACGAGGTCGGACCCGACGTCGGCCTGGCGGCCGACACCTTCCGTGCCAAACAGCTGCACGACGAGTACACCGAGTCACCGGAATACATGGCCCTGCTGCGCGGCGCGCTCAGCATGATGAAGGTGTCCCACATCGATCTGCTGATCGTCGGGTTACCGGTGGCGCTCTTCTCGCTGAAGAAATCGGCGCTGGAAAAGACCATGGCTGGAGAACATCAGATAGGCGGCGGGAAGACCGTCACCGTCGCTAAGGCGATGGCCGTTGCCCAACCGCAGGGTGCCTTGGTCCACTACGCGGCCGAGCACAAGAAGATGGCAACCATCGGAACCGAGCAGAGCCTGGTGATCGACCCTGGCTCTCGCACCTTCGATTGGTTGGTCACGCGTGGCATGCGCCTAGTGCAGAAGCAGTCGCATTCGATCAACCGTGGCATGTCGGACGTGCTGCGGCTGCTGGCAGCCGAGATCTCCAAGGATGTCGGCTCACCGTACCGCGACTACGACGCCATCGACCTGGCCTTGCGCTCCGGCAAGTCGCCTGTGATCTTCCAGAAACCCTACGACATGGGTCGGCACTTGCCTCTGGCCGAGAGCGTTGCGCAGCAAGCGGTGTCGACGATGCGCCAGTGGATCGAGACGCCGGAGAGCCTGCAGAACATCATTCTGGTGGGCGGTGGTGCCTTCTTGTTCAAGAAGGCGGTGAAGGCGGCATTCCCGAAGCACCGGATCCACGAGGTCAAGGAGCCGATGTTCGCCAATGTCCGCGGATTCCAGCTCGCCGGGCAGAACTATGCCGCCAGCGCGATAGCTCCCGGCCGCGACCGCGGGGCAGGGGAGATCGCATGA
- a CDS encoding thioesterase family protein → MNHESISQISFDEVYVVPSHQTARSLFTQLPHGRGYAETLIECIATGYLVAVVESICIKEMQRHVDHEREVVVGRSIHLEHRGPIPPGAEIRLSGWVERLGPRSVTFNVRAHDSHELVCEGHVTFVAADRSALESKIAHKVNVSAR, encoded by the coding sequence ATGAACCATGAGAGCATCAGCCAGATCTCCTTCGACGAGGTCTATGTCGTTCCGTCCCATCAAACCGCCCGCTCGTTGTTCACGCAGTTGCCGCATGGGCGTGGTTACGCTGAGACGCTCATTGAGTGCATCGCTACGGGGTATCTCGTGGCCGTCGTCGAATCTATCTGCATCAAGGAAATGCAGCGGCACGTTGACCACGAACGAGAGGTTGTCGTGGGCCGCAGCATTCACTTGGAACACCGTGGACCTATACCTCCTGGCGCAGAGATTCGTCTGTCGGGATGGGTTGAGCGATTGGGACCCCGAAGCGTGACATTCAATGTGCGCGCCCATGATTCTCATGAACTGGTGTGCGAGGGTCATGTGACGTTTGTGGCTGCCGATCGCAGCGCACTCGAGTCGAAGATCGCGCACAAGGTAAACGTTTCCGCCCGGTAA
- a CDS encoding CFI-box-CTERM domain-containing protein, whose protein sequence is MCSGRAWLSEVQMPRQGMGRHGEVAAKDLAEMGFCEKRVQLAHLHGERATPKQRKAMARGQVAHQRYWEEGVAATADRRCFVATFVFGPDASETQVLRAYRDAVLLRQCWGRALVAAYYRVAPMGCRIMARSPGIVIGVRCVLRIVVAWCAKAMGDRGLP, encoded by the coding sequence ATGTGTTCGGGCCGAGCCTGGCTGAGTGAGGTGCAAATGCCAAGACAAGGAATGGGGCGTCATGGCGAGGTGGCCGCGAAGGATTTGGCCGAGATGGGCTTCTGCGAGAAGCGAGTGCAGCTGGCCCATCTCCATGGGGAGCGGGCTACCCCGAAGCAGCGAAAGGCCATGGCCCGAGGGCAGGTGGCTCACCAGCGGTACTGGGAAGAGGGCGTGGCAGCGACGGCGGATCGCCGGTGTTTCGTGGCGACCTTCGTGTTTGGCCCGGATGCATCGGAGACGCAGGTGCTTCGCGCGTACCGCGATGCGGTGCTCTTGCGCCAGTGCTGGGGGAGAGCCCTGGTTGCGGCGTACTACCGGGTTGCACCAATGGGCTGCCGCATCATGGCGCGATCGCCTGGGATAGTGATCGGGGTGCGATGCGTACTGCGCATCGTGGTTGCCTGGTGTGCGAAGGCGATGGGCGACAGGGGGCTGCCATGA
- a CDS encoding IS3 family transposase (programmed frameshift), which produces MNKSPKFSPEVRERAVRMVQEHRADYPSLWAAIESIAPKIGCVPQTLNDWVKKAEVDSGQRPGTTTADAQRIKELEREVKELRRANDILKTASAFFGAGGARPPIEVLKNYIDRHRDDYGVEPICRVLQMAPSCYWRHAARQRNPQLRSQRVQRDEGLKADIQRVWHANWQVYGADKVWLQMNREGIAVARCTVERLMRAMGLQGARRGKTVRTTTPDTSAPCPLDHVNRQFKASRPNELWVSDFTYVSTWQGWLYVAFVVDVYARRIVGWRVSRSMQTDFVLDALEQALYDRQPAAHALTHHSDRGSQYVSIRYTERLDQAGIQPSVGSRGDSYDNALAETINGLYKAELIHRRGPWKTRESVELATLQWVHWFNHVRLLTPIGGIPPAEAEANYWRQLAVSDTSTEVST; this is translated from the exons ATGAACAAGTCACCGAAGTTCTCCCCGGAAGTCCGCGAGCGCGCCGTTCGCATGGTGCAGGAGCACCGAGCCGACTACCCGTCGCTGTGGGCAGCCATTGAATCGATTGCGCCCAAGATTGGCTGCGTGCCGCAGACCTTGAATGACTGGGTCAAGAAGGCCGAGGTCGACAGCGGCCAGCGCCCCGGCACCACCACGGCAGACGCCCAGCGCATCAAGGAACTGGAGCGTGAGGTCAAAGAGCTGCGCCGGGCCAACGACATCCTGAAGACGGCCAGCGCGTTTTTCG GCGCAGGCGGAGCTCGACCGCCGATTGAAGTCTTGAAGAACTACATCGACCGCCACCGTGATGACTACGGGGTCGAGCCCATCTGCCGGGTGCTGCAGATGGCCCCGTCGTGTTACTGGCGCCACGCAGCCCGGCAACGCAACCCGCAACTGCGCAGTCAACGCGTCCAGCGTGACGAGGGTTTGAAAGCCGACATCCAGCGCGTGTGGCACGCCAACTGGCAGGTCTACGGGGCCGATAAGGTCTGGCTGCAGATGAACCGCGAGGGCATCGCAGTGGCGCGCTGCACGGTCGAGCGCCTGATGCGTGCCATGGGCTTGCAAGGAGCACGCCGTGGCAAGACAGTGCGCACCACCACGCCGGACACATCGGCACCGTGCCCGCTGGACCACGTCAACCGGCAATTCAAGGCCAGCCGGCCCAACGAGCTGTGGGTGTCGGACTTCACCTACGTCTCCACCTGGCAGGGCTGGTTGTACGTGGCCTTCGTGGTGGACGTGTACGCCCGGCGCATCGTGGGCTGGCGGGTCAGCCGCAGCATGCAAACGGACTTCGTGCTGGATGCGCTGGAGCAGGCGCTGTATGACCGCCAGCCAGCAGCCCATGCCTTGACGCACCATTCCGACAGGGGCAGTCAATACGTTTCCATACGCTACACCGAACGCTTGGACCAGGCGGGTATCCAGCCATCAGTGGGCAGCCGGGGTGACAGCTACGACAACGCACTGGCCGAGACCATCAACGGGCTGTACAAGGCCGAGCTGATTCACCGCCGGGGACCCTGGAAGACCAGGGAATCCGTGGAGCTGGCCACCCTGCAGTGGGTGCACTGGTTCAATCACGTCCGACTGCTCACGCCGATTGGGGGCATCCCTCCGGCAGAAGCTGAGGCAAACTACTGGAGGCAACTCGCCGTCAGCGACACCTCGACAGAGGTGTCAACTTAA
- a CDS encoding copper-binding protein, whose product MNTIKNILAISALAMGTFMPMGSFAQTMMDHGKMDMSQASASMTDGEIKKVDQATGKVTIKHGEIKHMDMPGMTMVFSAKDKSLLGTVKPGDKVKFMVVNEGGKMVVTDIQPAQ is encoded by the coding sequence ATGAACACCATCAAGAACATTCTTGCCATCTCCGCTCTTGCCATGGGCACATTCATGCCCATGGGCAGTTTCGCCCAGACCATGATGGACCACGGCAAGATGGATATGTCCCAAGCATCGGCATCCATGACCGACGGCGAGATCAAGAAGGTCGATCAGGCCACTGGCAAGGTCACCATCAAGCACGGAGAAATAAAGCACATGGACATGCCCGGCATGACTATGGTGTTCTCCGCAAAAGACAAGAGTCTGCTGGGCACGGTGAAGCCCGGCGACAAGGTCAAGTTCATGGTCGTCAACGAGGGCGGGAAGATGGTTGTCACTGACATTCAGCCCGCTCAGTAA
- a CDS encoding TIR domain-containing protein: MPTRKRLFVSFDYDNDETLKTFLIGQSKHEDTPFEVTDASVKEHLTGDWQDKVKGRISRADVVCVLCGTKTHTAKGVSIEYLIAKQLGKPLFLLKGYRDAECTRPRGAENEKMYNWTWENLKTLIHGGR; this comes from the coding sequence ATGCCGACTAGGAAACGCCTGTTCGTCAGCTTTGACTACGACAACGACGAGACCCTTAAGACATTCCTGATCGGGCAGTCGAAGCACGAGGACACGCCGTTCGAGGTAACGGATGCCTCGGTCAAGGAGCACCTGACCGGCGACTGGCAGGACAAGGTCAAGGGAAGGATCAGCCGCGCTGACGTGGTCTGTGTGCTGTGCGGCACCAAGACTCACACCGCAAAGGGTGTATCGATAGAGTATTTGATCGCCAAGCAGCTCGGCAAACCGCTGTTCCTGTTGAAAGGCTATAGGGATGCTGAGTGCACACGCCCGAGAGGCGCTGAGAACGAGAAAATGTATAACTGGACTTGGGAGAATCTCAAGACCTTGATCCATGGCGGTCGCTAA
- a CDS encoding heavy metal response regulator transcription factor — translation MKILIVEDEPKTGEYLRQGLSEAGFVADLAQNGSDGLHLALQGEYDLVILDVMLPGLDGWQVLQSLRNRGLQMPVLYLTARDQVEDRVKGLELGADDYLVKPFSFAELLARVRTILRRGRGGTETNTLRVADLELDLLRRRVSRGGRRIDLTAKEFGLLELLLRRHGEVLPRSLIASQVWDMNFDSDTNVIEVAMRRLRLKIDEGQDVKLNRPGFQGGRLV, via the coding sequence ATGAAGATATTGATCGTCGAAGATGAGCCTAAAACCGGTGAATACCTTCGCCAGGGATTGAGCGAGGCCGGATTTGTGGCCGACCTGGCTCAAAACGGTAGCGATGGGCTGCACCTGGCACTCCAAGGTGAGTACGACCTGGTGATCCTGGATGTCATGCTGCCCGGACTGGATGGCTGGCAGGTGCTGCAGTCCCTGCGCAATCGTGGCTTGCAGATGCCTGTGCTGTACCTGACGGCCCGGGACCAGGTGGAAGATCGGGTCAAAGGGTTGGAATTGGGCGCTGATGACTACCTGGTCAAGCCCTTTTCATTCGCCGAGTTGCTGGCCCGTGTACGGACAATCTTGCGCCGGGGCCGAGGAGGCACCGAAACCAACACATTGCGCGTGGCTGACCTGGAACTTGATCTGCTGCGCCGACGGGTCTCGCGGGGTGGCCGCCGCATTGACCTGACAGCCAAAGAATTTGGTTTGCTGGAGTTGCTGTTGCGCAGGCATGGAGAAGTGCTTCCTCGCTCGCTGATTGCCTCCCAGGTGTGGGACATGAACTTCGACAGCGACACCAACGTGATCGAAGTGGCGATGCGCCGCTTGCGCCTAAAGATCGACGAAGGCCAGGACGTCAAGTTGAACCGCCCCGGCTTTCAAGGAGGCCGATTGGTTTAA
- a CDS encoding PRTRC system ThiF family protein, translating to MELETLVEHLIHPKLLESRVAVHLVGVGGNGAQMAACLARLDIAMRALGHPYGLHVTAFDADRVSEANVGRQLYSAADIGRHKALVTIHRLNQFYGLDWDALPMRYEEHVNGQRYWAGTDMLISCVDSRSARGALHRIAWRDTSRYRYWLDLGNTEATAQVVLGQPEGGMALDPRATGPRLPCVTELFPELLDDTAPEDNQPSCSVRMSLASQGLFVNDVAVRFAAQLLYELFSRGRLAQHGVVVNLDSKRAGPSKLIRAPGRASGSAMRAVNLTSPNPGLSRRQKPNEHAAMECARCARRRGRPYRKGGRVHRSTGALRSVVALRPVRGRSGSGRNTPARRGDLSRRGLRRIAVTVIDWPDGLPNRAGCILL from the coding sequence ATGGAACTGGAGACGCTGGTGGAACACCTGATTCATCCGAAGTTGCTGGAAAGCCGCGTTGCGGTGCATCTGGTCGGCGTGGGCGGCAACGGCGCGCAGATGGCGGCGTGCCTCGCGCGCCTGGACATTGCGATGCGCGCCCTGGGCCATCCCTACGGCCTGCACGTTACCGCCTTCGACGCCGACCGCGTCAGCGAAGCGAATGTCGGGCGGCAACTCTACAGCGCCGCCGACATCGGCAGGCACAAGGCGTTGGTCACCATCCACCGCCTGAATCAGTTCTACGGCCTGGACTGGGACGCCCTCCCGATGCGCTACGAGGAGCATGTGAATGGCCAGCGCTACTGGGCGGGCACGGACATGCTGATCAGTTGCGTGGACAGCCGCTCGGCGCGGGGTGCGCTGCACCGCATTGCTTGGAGGGACACCAGCCGCTACCGCTACTGGCTGGACCTGGGCAACACGGAAGCCACGGCGCAGGTGGTGCTCGGCCAGCCCGAAGGCGGGATGGCATTGGACCCGCGGGCAACGGGGCCGCGGCTGCCGTGCGTGACTGAACTGTTTCCAGAACTGCTTGACGACACGGCACCCGAGGACAACCAGCCGTCCTGCTCGGTTCGCATGTCGCTGGCATCCCAGGGGCTGTTCGTCAACGACGTGGCGGTGCGCTTCGCGGCGCAACTGCTCTACGAACTGTTTTCCAGGGGGCGGCTCGCGCAGCACGGGGTGGTGGTCAATCTCGACTCCAAGCGCGCAGGCCCATCGAAGTTGATCCGCGCACCTGGGCGCGCTTCGGGTTCTGCCATGAGGGCAGTGAATCTAACCAGTCCGAATCCAGGACTATCACGGAGGCAGAAGCCGAATGAGCATGCAGCAATGGAATGTGCGCGTTGTGCGCGACGGAGAGGCCGTCCATATCGGAAAGGTGGGCGAGTCCACCGAAGCACTGGCGCGCTGCGCAGCGTTGTCGCGCTTCGGCCTGTCCGAGGACGAAGTGGAAGCGGGCGGAATACGCCCGCGCGGCGCGGCGATCTATCCCGACGAGGACTTCGACGTATCGCCGTCACTGTGATTGACTGGCCGGATGGACTCCCAAACCGAGCCGGATGCATACTTCTATAG
- a CDS encoding phage integrase N-terminal domain-containing protein yields the protein MTNPSTQSTNPISARRIPGTDRPRRQAWIDKTPQEILARLRPGHADPMRVLETLIELFNTRHTAREKTVSHKTRAERARFLRRFFLDLKLKAGFHTMPDPRNLGQKHLHAMVQVWQREHLAPATIQTYLSFLRGLASWMNKPGLVLLPVRYGLCLEEYQRHEYAQHDKSWSAHGIDVEAILAQVTQYDARIAASMRLMHTLALRRKESVMFRPFEHVAPFEDTGLPAERRKADEYVWIKGKGGRVRWIALETEQQRASVALARALVTSRDAHLGHPALDLKRNLRRLDYALEKFGITKRLAGTTGHGLRHGNVNDLYESIAGVPSPVRGGGTVAVHVDRAARLAVSERAGHSRARASGAYIGAVLPKQPMGSRGPTALL from the coding sequence ATGACGAACCCTTCCACTCAGTCAACCAATCCCATCAGCGCGAGGCGCATACCCGGCACAGATCGGCCGCGCCGGCAAGCCTGGATAGACAAAACACCCCAGGAAATCCTCGCCCGACTGCGGCCCGGCCATGCCGATCCCATGCGCGTGCTGGAGACACTGATCGAGCTGTTCAACACCCGGCACACGGCGCGCGAGAAAACCGTCTCGCACAAGACCCGCGCCGAGCGCGCCCGCTTCCTGCGGCGTTTCTTCCTCGACCTCAAGCTGAAAGCTGGCTTCCACACCATGCCGGATCCGCGCAACCTGGGGCAGAAGCATCTGCACGCGATGGTGCAGGTGTGGCAGCGCGAGCATCTGGCACCCGCGACAATTCAGACCTACCTGTCTTTCCTGCGCGGATTGGCATCCTGGATGAACAAGCCCGGCCTCGTGCTACTTCCGGTGCGCTATGGCTTGTGCCTGGAGGAATACCAGCGCCATGAGTACGCCCAGCACGACAAAAGCTGGAGCGCGCACGGCATCGATGTGGAAGCCATCCTCGCCCAGGTCACGCAGTACGACGCACGGATCGCGGCCTCGATGCGGCTGATGCACACGCTGGCGCTGCGGCGCAAGGAATCGGTGATGTTCCGCCCCTTCGAGCACGTCGCGCCCTTCGAGGACACGGGCCTGCCTGCCGAGCGCCGCAAGGCGGATGAGTACGTATGGATCAAGGGCAAGGGTGGGCGCGTGCGGTGGATTGCGCTGGAAACGGAGCAGCAGCGGGCATCGGTGGCACTGGCGCGCGCGCTGGTCACCAGCCGCGACGCCCACCTGGGCCACCCAGCGCTCGACCTGAAGCGCAATCTGCGCCGACTCGACTACGCTCTGGAGAAATTCGGAATCACGAAACGTCTGGCGGGCACCACGGGGCATGGACTGCGCCATGGCAATGTGAACGATCTGTACGAAAGCATTGCAGGCGTGCCGTCGCCCGTGCGCGGGGGCGGAACCGTGGCCGTCCATGTGGACCGTGCGGCACGGCTGGCCGTGTCCGAGCGGGCCGGCCATTCAAGGGCCAGGGCTTCCGGGGCCTATATAGGGGCGGTACTGCCGAAGCAACCCATGGGCAGCCGAGGCCCAACTGCCCTCCTTTGA
- a CDS encoding RipA family octameric membrane protein: MPQIDLETLWNEIPIKDGAEYPHNEKWYSHLLDQYKLYVEMADRISQRRTTANQYFLAVNTAILGFVGYLTVKDTNEHHWLIALAGVALTYLWYVIITSYRNLNTAKWAVVHEIEKRLPIRPYDAEWKYVDRGTNPILYRPLSHVESLVPWIFMVLHAIVFLKSVNWPAVRAALCT; this comes from the coding sequence ATGCCACAGATTGATCTAGAAACGCTATGGAACGAAATCCCGATTAAGGATGGCGCCGAGTACCCGCACAACGAGAAATGGTACAGCCACCTGCTCGATCAGTACAAACTGTATGTGGAAATGGCTGATCGCATCAGCCAGCGAAGAACGACGGCGAATCAGTATTTCCTGGCAGTGAACACAGCAATCCTTGGTTTCGTCGGGTACCTCACAGTCAAGGACACGAATGAGCATCATTGGCTCATAGCGCTCGCAGGGGTCGCACTGACATACCTCTGGTACGTGATCATTACGTCGTACCGGAACCTGAACACCGCCAAATGGGCCGTGGTGCATGAGATTGAGAAGCGGCTGCCGATTCGCCCGTATGACGCCGAATGGAAGTATGTTGATCGTGGAACGAACCCGATACTCTATCGGCCGTTATCTCACGTCGAGTCACTGGTGCCTTGGATTTTCATGGTCCTGCACGCCATCGTGTTCTTGAAGTCGGTAAATTGGCCCGCAGTGCGAGCGGCCTTGTGCACGTGA
- a CDS encoding PD-(D/E)XK nuclease family protein — MYVLAGFVAFVLWLARLWMGRHRSGERASRPRGLVGAELAYMERLFRMRHPLRLVARVDRVYRRANGMLVLVELKTRLAARVHETDRIQLSVQKLVIEAQTGEVVEPQAFVSFASPTGRHARSSQSVKLLGVEEIVALVRRREAILEGRIEPTYARSPNACSGCAFRSECDRLSVRR; from the coding sequence ATGTATGTGCTCGCCGGTTTCGTTGCGTTCGTCCTGTGGCTGGCGCGGCTATGGATGGGACGCCATAGGTCTGGCGAACGGGCCTCCCGACCGCGAGGGCTGGTCGGTGCCGAGCTGGCCTATATGGAGAGGCTCTTTCGCATGCGGCACCCCTTGCGGCTCGTTGCCAGGGTCGATCGTGTGTACCGTCGTGCCAATGGCATGTTGGTACTGGTCGAACTCAAGACGCGTCTGGCAGCTCGTGTTCATGAAACTGACCGAATCCAACTGTCGGTGCAGAAATTGGTGATCGAGGCACAGACCGGGGAGGTCGTCGAGCCACAAGCCTTCGTGAGCTTCGCAAGCCCGACGGGCAGGCACGCACGCAGTTCGCAGAGTGTGAAATTGCTGGGGGTCGAGGAAATTGTCGCCCTTGTGCGTCGCCGCGAAGCGATCCTGGAGGGACGTATTGAGCCGACTTATGCGCGTTCGCCAAATGCATGCAGTGGATGTGCCTTTCGGTCGGAGTGCGACCGGCTTTCTGTTCGCCGATAA
- a CDS encoding DUF4062 domain-containing protein translates to MKQTIFVSSTFIDLEVHRRLVRDAIARLELTFKAMEFFGALPDTPKAECLRLVRASNIFVGIIGMRYGFVDPNDGKSMTQLEYEEAQAIRLPTLMYLIDEEHHPVLPKFVDTGAGAEKLLAFKGQLKTAHVVNSFSSPEDLAAKVTQDVVRFVGAMEKAPGAQVLPQLATTATRMHRLTPPRFTFLKGKVAGTCEQPRISRRHQLLRRWSHEQVTEVLPGSPRARRSHGAGAPSRLPVAVGSH, encoded by the coding sequence ATGAAGCAGACGATATTCGTCAGCAGCACGTTCATCGATCTTGAGGTGCACCGGCGTCTTGTGCGCGATGCCATTGCCCGATTGGAGCTTACCTTCAAGGCGATGGAGTTCTTCGGGGCACTTCCTGACACGCCCAAGGCCGAGTGCCTCCGACTGGTCCGCGCCTCGAACATCTTCGTCGGCATCATTGGCATGCGGTACGGTTTCGTCGACCCTAACGATGGGAAGTCGATGACTCAGCTCGAATACGAGGAAGCGCAAGCCATTCGGCTGCCAACGCTGATGTACCTGATCGACGAGGAGCACCACCCTGTGCTTCCAAAATTTGTTGACACTGGCGCCGGCGCAGAGAAGTTACTCGCGTTCAAGGGGCAGCTCAAGACAGCACACGTGGTGAATTCTTTCTCGTCGCCAGAGGACCTCGCGGCGAAGGTCACTCAAGACGTTGTGCGATTTGTTGGTGCGATGGAGAAGGCGCCCGGAGCCCAAGTGCTGCCTCAACTTGCCACGACCGCGACGCGAATGCATCGGCTGACACCACCACGGTTCACGTTCCTGAAAGGCAAGGTCGCAGGGACCTGTGAACAGCCCCGGATTTCGAGGAGGCACCAACTCTTGAGAAGATGGAGCCATGAACAAGTCACCGAAGTTCTCCCCGGAAGTCCGCGAGCGCGCCGTTCGCATGGTGCAGGAGCACCGAGCCGACTACCCGTCGCTGTGGGCAGCCATTGA
- a CDS encoding PRTRC system protein A encodes MHTMDPRDQALLAACPVVAAPRFGALPDMANGQRIVVARNGWFVQTRLDWLDSITALGLEPPAMRLPYGEVEERLRFSFGQLPIRMIEEFVAHAREHLPDEVAGALIYSRSTGRLRLAICEAERASPVRIDYRRPPMASDETVAVDLHTHGRGPAFWSADDDRDDQGIKVAGVFGLLDQPAPVACFRLVINGLYKSLPHHPWQGPQALASMSDEGEPGAGRDGWALRLVRRWHRA; translated from the coding sequence ATGCACACGATGGACCCCAGGGACCAGGCCCTGCTCGCCGCCTGTCCCGTGGTGGCTGCTCCGCGCTTCGGCGCGCTGCCGGACATGGCCAACGGCCAGCGCATCGTGGTCGCCCGCAATGGCTGGTTCGTGCAGACCCGGCTGGACTGGCTCGACAGCATCACCGCCTTGGGGCTGGAGCCCCCTGCGATGCGCCTGCCCTACGGGGAGGTGGAAGAGCGCTTGCGGTTCAGCTTCGGGCAATTGCCGATCAGGATGATCGAGGAATTCGTGGCCCATGCGCGGGAGCACCTGCCCGATGAGGTCGCCGGGGCGCTGATCTACTCGCGCAGCACCGGGCGGCTGCGCTTGGCGATCTGCGAGGCCGAACGTGCCTCGCCTGTGCGCATCGACTACCGCAGGCCGCCGATGGCCAGTGACGAGACGGTAGCGGTGGACTTGCACACGCATGGCCGCGGCCCGGCCTTCTGGTCGGCCGACGATGACCGGGACGACCAGGGCATCAAGGTGGCCGGGGTGTTCGGGCTGCTGGACCAGCCCGCGCCGGTGGCGTGCTTCCGGCTGGTGATCAACGGCCTCTACAAATCACTGCCGCACCATCCGTGGCAGGGGCCGCAGGCGCTGGCATCCATGTCGGATGAAGGGGAGCCCGGTGCAGGCCGCGATGGCTGGGCGCTGCGCTTGGTGCGACGCTGGCACCGCGCTTGA